In Rutidosis leptorrhynchoides isolate AG116_Rl617_1_P2 chromosome 2, CSIRO_AGI_Rlap_v1, whole genome shotgun sequence, one genomic interval encodes:
- the LOC139892434 gene encoding ent-kaurenoic acid oxidase 1-like: protein MVVLLWFTAVFGAVPLVACLLWWWNDIWYGLVMATRRLTKGGTKLPPGHMGLPIFGETFTFFWYFKFLRRPEDYINFKRHKYGDGIGMYKTHLFGKPSVIMCTPAATKYVFRADESFKLEFPNVEILGNNSILSVHGKAHMRMKSFISRSANQPDALRRIAQAIQPRIISALESWAQRGNINSYNQVKKVTLENIGMYFASIESGATLDRIAGYYATLVKGLRSYPLNVPGTTYYGALQCRKMIIAIFKEELKKRKMETNRPINDVLDELMNLKDEDGSRLTDIEVLDTIIGILLASFETTSLTTTWAIYYLAKYPKVLQKLRDENMTLKNEKQGQLVTSEEILKLKYTTKVVDETIRMANVAGYVFRRATKDVTYEGYTIPKGWNVILWLRYLHTDATNFDDPMCFNPDRWDAPMAPRTLQVFGGGSRFCAGNMLARLQIALFLHYLSTGYKWKLVNPDAKINYLPHPKPEDGVKITIEKL, encoded by the exons ATGGTAGTATTGTTATGGTTCACGGCGGTATTCGGGGCCGTCCCACTCGTAGCCTGTCTGTTGTGGTGGTGGAATGACATATGGTATGGTCTTGTTATGGCAACTCGAAGGTTAACCAAAGGCGGCACAAAGCTGCCGCCAGGCCATATGGGCCTTCCAATTTTTGGTGAAACGTTCACTTTTTTTTGGTACTTCAAATTCCTACGGCGTCCAGAAGATTACATCAACTTTAAACGTCACAA GTACGGTGATGGGATAGGGATGTATAAGACACACTTATTCGGTAAACCATCGGTTATCATGTGTACACCAGCGGCAACTAAATATGTGTTTCGAGCCGATGAAAGCTTCAAACTGGAATTTCCTAATGTCGAGATTTTAGGTAACAATTCGATACTTTCGGTTCATGGAAAAGCACATATGAGGATGAAAAGCTTCATATCTAGAAGTGCGAACCAACCAGATGCACTTCGTAGGATCGCACAAGCCATTCAACCACGTATAATCTCAGCCCTCGAGTCTTGGGCCCAACGTGGTAATATTAATTCATACAATCAAGTGAAGAAGGTTACACTAGAGAATATTGGTATGTACTTTGCGAGTATCGAGTCAGGAGCGACCCTTGATAGAATCGCTGGATATTATGCTACATTGGTTAAGGGTCTTAGATCGTACCCCTTGAATGTACCCGGAACAACATATTACGGTGCATTGCAG TGTCGTAAAATGATCATTGCGATATTCAAGGAAGAGTTAAAGAAAAGGAAGATGGAAACTAATCGTCCGATCAATGATGTACTGGACGAATTGATGAATTTGAAGGATGAAGATGGGAGTCGATTAACTGACATAGAAGTTCTTGATACCATTATTGGCATTCTCCTTGCTAGCTTTGAAACAACATCTCTAACAACAACCTGGGCAATCTACTATCTTGCTAAATACCCAAAGGTTCTACAAAAGCTTCGG GACGAGAACATGACTCTCAAAAATGAAAAACAAGGGCAACTTGTTACAAGTGAAGAGATTCTAAAATTGAAGTACACAACCAAG GTTGTTGACGAAACAATCAGAATGGCGAATGTTGCCGGTTATGTATTTCGCAGAGCAACAAAAGACGTTACTTATGAAG GGTACACCATACCAAAAGGGTGGAATGTGATTCTATGGCTTAGGTATCTTCACACAGATGCAACAAATTTTGATGATCCAATGTGTTTCAACCCTGATAGATGGGAT GCGCCTATGGCACCTAGAACCTTGCAAGTGTTTGGTGGCGGATCAAGATTTTGTGCAGGAAACATGCTTGCTCGTTTACAAATCGCCTTGTTTCTCCATTATTTGTCTACTGGGTACAA ATGGAAATTGGTTAATCCAGACGCAAAAATAAATTATCTCCCACATCCTAAACCAGAAGATGGGGTTAAGATCACCATCGAAAAACTGTGA